One part of the Cyclobacteriaceae bacterium genome encodes these proteins:
- a CDS encoding glycoside hydrolase family 43 protein, which produces MPEDSIDHMDFNELNRKAVSPPLITHIYTADPSAHVFGGRIYIYPSHDIESNIPFDDLGSHFAMEDYHVISMDTPDGKAIDHGCALHIKDVPWAEKQMWAPDATEKDGTYYLYFPAKDYEGIFRIGVATSKSPVGPFIPQTQPIKNSFSIDPAVFKDDNGKYYMYFGGIWGGQLQRWRTGTFKAEGEGPLAHLPKDNEPALCAKVARLSDDLLEFAETPKYVVITDVNGEPLLSGDNARRFFEASWMHKHNGKYYFSYSTGDTHFICYAIGDNPYGPFKYAGRILHPVVGWTSHHSIVKFNDKWYLFYHDSSLSKGVTHLRSIKVTELHHNDDGTIREIFPYHYTLK; this is translated from the coding sequence ATGCCCGAAGATAGTATAGACCATATGGATTTTAACGAGCTGAACCGCAAGGCTGTTTCACCACCTTTGATAACCCACATCTATACAGCCGATCCATCTGCCCATGTATTTGGCGGGAGAATTTACATTTATCCTTCGCACGATATAGAGTCAAACATTCCCTTTGATGATCTGGGTAGTCACTTCGCAATGGAAGACTACCATGTTATTTCCATGGACACCCCTGATGGTAAGGCAATCGATCACGGATGTGCATTACATATAAAAGATGTGCCCTGGGCCGAAAAACAAATGTGGGCACCGGATGCAACCGAAAAAGATGGCACCTATTATTTATATTTTCCGGCAAAAGACTACGAAGGAATTTTTAGAATAGGTGTCGCAACCAGTAAATCACCTGTGGGTCCGTTCATCCCCCAAACACAACCCATCAAAAATAGCTTTTCAATTGACCCTGCTGTATTTAAAGACGATAATGGTAAATACTACATGTATTTTGGCGGCATCTGGGGTGGGCAATTGCAACGTTGGCGAACCGGGACTTTTAAAGCCGAAGGTGAAGGGCCATTGGCACACTTACCCAAGGATAATGAGCCTGCCTTATGCGCAAAAGTGGCCAGGCTTTCCGATGATTTATTGGAGTTTGCCGAAACACCCAAATATGTTGTCATTACCGATGTAAATGGTGAACCCCTTTTATCAGGAGATAATGCCCGAAGGTTTTTCGAAGCCAGCTGGATGCACAAGCACAACGGAAAATATTATTTCTCCTACTCCACAGGCGATACGCATTTTATATGTTATGCCATTGGCGATAACCCCTATGGCCCCTTCAAATATGCAGGCAGAATTCTTCATCCGGTAGTTGGCTGGACCTCCCACCACTCCATTGTAAAGTTTAACGATAAGTGGTACCTGTTCTATCACGACTCCAGTCTATCGAAAGGCGTTACTCACTTACGCAGCATTAAGGTTACAGAATTGCATCATAATGATGACGGGACCATTCGGGAAATTTTTCCATACCACTACACCTTAAAGTAA
- a CDS encoding sialate O-acetylesterase: protein MNRSTYFVLFIVLHSFVLSAQVKLPRIISDGAILQRDTELKIWGWASAGEKIELTFRTKKFRTQADASGNWIIKLPKQPAGGPFDMTFKGKNEITVKNILFGDVWFCSGQSNMVHQMNIHDVTYAKDIAEANYPEIRQFLVPARNNLQGPETDLPGGSWQEAVGENVRPFSAVAFFFARKIYAKYKVPIGLINASIGGTPIEAWTSEEGLKDFTEIIKTIQQNKDTAYVNTVNRTAAAAANRPKQETDLGLLANPKWYDVTYQPKSWRNINIPGYWEDQGLKDLNGVVWYRKEIDVPVSMTGKMAKIFLGRIVDSDVLYINGKQVGNTTYQYPQRRYTVPADVLKPGKNIFVIRVTNQAGKGGFVPDKPYCLFTDKDTIDLKGYWQYKVGDVFAPRPPSPPSIAAQNQPTALYNAMVSPIIQYAVKGILWYQGESNAGRPEEYAKLLPALITDWRDKWKQPNTPFIYAQLPGFMEYNYLPSESNWAKLRESQRKALSVPNTAMTVNIDLGEWNDIHPDNKKDVGERMALAALKIAYRENIVHSGPIYKEATIEGNQITISFNHIGSGLITNDGETLREFAIAGADKKFVWANAKIDGDKIIIWSDSISNPAYVHYAWADNPDVNLYNKEGLPASPFSTEK from the coding sequence ATGAACCGATCAACTTATTTCGTTTTATTTATTGTTTTACATTCCTTCGTATTATCGGCACAGGTAAAACTACCACGCATAATAAGCGATGGCGCAATTTTGCAACGCGATACCGAACTAAAAATATGGGGTTGGGCTTCTGCTGGTGAAAAGATTGAGTTGACCTTCCGTACCAAAAAATTCAGAACACAAGCCGATGCCTCCGGGAACTGGATTATCAAACTTCCTAAACAACCTGCCGGTGGCCCCTTTGATATGACTTTCAAAGGCAAAAACGAAATTACCGTAAAGAATATACTCTTCGGTGATGTTTGGTTCTGCAGCGGGCAGAGCAATATGGTGCACCAGATGAACATCCATGATGTGACCTACGCCAAAGATATTGCAGAAGCTAACTACCCTGAAATAAGACAGTTTCTTGTTCCTGCACGCAATAACCTGCAAGGACCTGAAACGGATTTACCCGGTGGTTCATGGCAAGAAGCTGTTGGAGAAAACGTGCGACCATTTTCAGCAGTAGCATTTTTCTTTGCACGAAAAATCTATGCGAAATACAAAGTGCCCATTGGGCTAATCAATGCCAGTATTGGTGGTACACCCATTGAAGCATGGACAAGTGAAGAAGGACTGAAAGATTTTACGGAAATAATCAAGACTATCCAGCAAAACAAAGACACAGCTTATGTGAATACAGTTAACAGAACTGCTGCCGCGGCTGCCAACAGGCCAAAACAAGAAACAGATTTAGGACTGTTGGCCAATCCTAAATGGTACGATGTTACCTACCAACCAAAAAGTTGGCGTAATATTAATATACCAGGGTATTGGGAAGATCAGGGGCTAAAAGACCTGAATGGCGTAGTGTGGTACCGGAAGGAAATTGACGTACCAGTATCCATGACAGGAAAAATGGCTAAAATTTTTCTGGGAAGAATTGTTGATTCCGATGTACTGTACATCAACGGCAAGCAGGTTGGTAATACTACTTATCAATATCCACAAAGACGGTATACGGTACCAGCCGATGTATTGAAGCCGGGTAAAAATATTTTTGTCATTCGGGTAACCAATCAAGCCGGCAAAGGTGGATTCGTACCCGATAAACCTTATTGCCTGTTTACCGATAAGGACACCATTGACTTAAAAGGATACTGGCAATATAAAGTGGGCGATGTGTTTGCACCACGCCCCCCTAGCCCTCCTTCCATTGCTGCACAAAATCAACCTACAGCACTATACAATGCCATGGTATCACCAATTATCCAGTATGCTGTTAAAGGTATACTTTGGTACCAGGGCGAGAGCAATGCCGGACGACCGGAAGAATATGCAAAGCTGTTACCGGCTTTAATTACTGACTGGAGAGACAAATGGAAACAACCCAACACACCTTTTATCTATGCACAACTTCCTGGGTTTATGGAATACAACTACCTGCCATCAGAAAGCAACTGGGCTAAACTGCGAGAGTCGCAACGTAAAGCTTTATCCGTCCCCAACACAGCCATGACGGTAAACATCGACCTTGGTGAGTGGAATGATATTCACCCCGACAATAAGAAAGATGTTGGCGAGCGAATGGCACTTGCCGCATTAAAAATTGCTTACCGCGAAAATATTGTCCATTCAGGCCCCATTTATAAGGAAGCAACTATTGAGGGTAATCAAATCACCATATCCTTTAACCATATAGGAAGTGGTTTGATTACAAACGATGGTGAAACGCTCCGCGAGTTTGCGATTGCCGGTGCAGATAAAAAATTTGTTTGGGCCAATGCAAAAATTGACGGAGACAAAATAATTATCTGGAGCGACTCCATTTCAAATCCAGCATACGTACACTATGCCTGGGCTGATAATCCTGATGTAAACCTTTACAATAAAGAAGGGCTACCGGCTTCACCCTTCTCAACCGAAAAATAA
- a CDS encoding sodium:solute symporter, which yields MEMFSTIDWIVVIVYFLAIAGIAAWSMRKKKDTAQEYFLAGRNVGWFVVGASILASNVGSEHVVGLSGTAAESGLVMGHYELHSWIVLLLGWVFIPFYIRSGVFTMPEFLERRYNSSARWFLSVVSLLSYVLTKVSVTVYAGAVVIATFMGFDFWTSAFVLVILTGVYTVLGGMRAVVYTEALQAVLLIIGSLILTLIGLSELGGWDAMIASAPKEKLNMFPPLSHPDFPWAGILFASPIVGVWYWCTDQYIVQRCLTAKNETEARRGTIFAAYLKLFPFFIFLIPGLIATALAAQGKIELTSADSAFPTLVKTLLPTGLKGLIAGGLLAALMSSLASVFNSCSTLFTMDIYKKIKPETSEKNLVLVGRVATGVVVALGILWIPVMSGISGVLYQYLQSVQSYLAPPIASVFILGLFYKRINAKGAMTVLVSGAIIGALRIFLELNKSSLTGFLYEFANLNFLYFCISLFVFSVVVMVGVSLLTEKPSEEQIKGLTFATTVAEDRAISKSSYNKTDILLSFVVVVLIIMIFVYFSPLGVAG from the coding sequence ATGGAAATGTTTTCTACAATTGACTGGATAGTCGTAATCGTATACTTCCTGGCCATTGCTGGCATAGCGGCCTGGTCCATGAGGAAAAAAAAGGATACCGCACAGGAGTATTTTCTTGCCGGCCGTAACGTTGGTTGGTTTGTTGTTGGTGCATCAATATTAGCCTCTAATGTTGGTAGTGAACATGTTGTTGGATTATCCGGAACAGCTGCAGAGAGCGGCTTGGTTATGGGGCATTATGAACTGCACTCGTGGATCGTATTATTGTTGGGTTGGGTGTTTATCCCATTTTATATAAGAAGCGGTGTGTTTACGATGCCGGAATTTCTGGAGCGCAGGTATAATTCTTCTGCACGCTGGTTTTTGTCGGTGGTGTCATTGCTAAGTTATGTACTTACAAAAGTTTCGGTAACGGTTTACGCAGGTGCTGTTGTTATTGCCACATTCATGGGTTTTGATTTCTGGACCAGTGCATTTGTATTGGTAATACTTACCGGGGTTTATACCGTGTTGGGGGGTATGCGCGCGGTTGTTTACACGGAAGCCCTTCAGGCAGTATTATTGATAATAGGATCTCTGATACTGACGTTGATTGGATTATCGGAATTAGGCGGTTGGGATGCCATGATCGCGTCAGCACCTAAAGAAAAGCTCAACATGTTTCCACCCCTCAGCCACCCCGATTTTCCCTGGGCTGGTATTTTGTTTGCCTCACCTATTGTAGGGGTGTGGTACTGGTGTACTGATCAGTATATTGTTCAGCGTTGCCTTACTGCAAAGAATGAAACCGAGGCAAGGCGCGGAACTATTTTCGCGGCCTACCTTAAATTGTTTCCATTTTTCATCTTCTTGATTCCGGGTTTGATCGCTACCGCCCTGGCAGCACAAGGAAAAATTGAACTAACCAGTGCTGATAGTGCATTTCCTACACTGGTTAAAACACTTTTGCCAACCGGATTGAAAGGTTTAATTGCCGGGGGGTTATTGGCCGCGTTGATGAGTTCGCTGGCATCTGTATTCAACTCTTGTTCTACATTATTTACTATGGACATCTACAAAAAAATTAAACCTGAAACTTCTGAAAAGAATCTTGTTTTAGTAGGCAGGGTTGCAACTGGTGTTGTGGTAGCACTTGGAATTTTGTGGATTCCGGTAATGAGTGGAATTTCAGGTGTGCTGTACCAGTATTTACAAAGTGTGCAATCGTACCTCGCTCCTCCAATTGCTTCGGTATTTATACTGGGCTTATTCTATAAACGCATTAACGCAAAGGGTGCAATGACTGTATTGGTTAGTGGTGCCATTATTGGGGCGCTGCGGATATTCCTTGAACTGAACAAGAGCTCGTTAACAGGATTTTTGTACGAATTTGCAAATCTTAATTTCCTGTATTTCTGCATCTCACTATTTGTCTTTTCTGTTGTGGTAATGGTGGGCGTAAGTTTGTTAACTGAAAAACCATCAGAAGAACAGATTAAAGGGTTAACTTTTGCCACAACCGTGGCTGAAGACCGTGCCATTTCAAAATCGAGCTACAACAAAACCGATATTTTACTGTCTTTTGTTGTTGTTGTGCTTATTATCATGATTTTCGTTTATTTCTCACCGCTTGGTGTAGCCGGATAA
- a CDS encoding glycoside hydrolase family 3 C-terminal domain-containing protein translates to MNKKWIISMILLLYSFGLHAQQTAPYLDPKQPMEARIQDLIGRLTLEEKVSQMMHASPAIERLKIPAYNWWNEALHGVGRGGIATVFPQAIGMGATFDEDLIYRVSSAISDEARAMYNAAVAKGYHQQYGGLTFWTPNINIFRDPRWGRGQETYGEDPFLMSRLGVSFVRGLQGDNPSYLKTAACAKHFAVHSGPEKLRHEFNAISSQKDLRETYLPAFKALVEAGVESVMCAYNRTNDEPCCASNFLLNDVLRKEWNFKGHVVSDCWAVVDFYHNGHNVVKTQAEAAALAVKHGVNLNCGNEYGALIEAVEKKLITEKEIDDALAGLLRTRFKLGLFDPKEQNPYNSISTDVINSPKHRALARETAQKSVVLLKNNGVLPLRNDLNKYFITGPNAANVEVLLGNYYGVNPEMVTVVEGIAAAIKPGSQLQYRQGIMLDRPNANPQDWSTGNAKNSNATFFVMGISGLLEGEEGESIASPTFGDRLDYNIPKHQIEFLKKLKEGHTNPVIAIVTGGSPMNLTEVHELADAVLLIWYPGQEGGNAVADIIFGKTSPSGRLPITFPKSLDQLPAYEDYTMKGRTYRFMEAEPMYPFGYGLSYTTFSYSDLKLSSTTIKKNQLVEVEVTVTNTGKVTGEEVVQLYLTHVDSKIPAPLFSLNGIKRVKLAPGTSERVKFTVTPQMYSVINDKGVSIIQPGKVRVSIGGSLPGSRSEVLGSAKAAQTIFTVK, encoded by the coding sequence CTGAACAAGAAATGGATCATTTCCATGATCTTACTTCTATATTCTTTTGGGTTACATGCCCAACAAACAGCGCCATACCTTGATCCTAAACAACCCATGGAGGCCCGCATTCAAGACCTGATTGGCCGCCTGACACTTGAGGAAAAAGTTTCACAGATGATGCATGCCAGCCCGGCTATTGAGCGGTTAAAAATACCCGCGTATAACTGGTGGAATGAGGCCCTACACGGGGTAGGACGCGGTGGTATAGCCACAGTATTTCCCCAAGCTATCGGTATGGGAGCTACTTTTGATGAAGACCTAATATATAGAGTGTCATCGGCCATTTCAGATGAGGCGCGCGCCATGTATAACGCAGCTGTCGCTAAGGGATACCATCAGCAATATGGGGGCCTTACCTTCTGGACACCTAACATTAACATCTTCAGGGATCCACGATGGGGCCGCGGACAGGAAACGTATGGAGAAGATCCATTCTTAATGTCGCGTTTGGGTGTTTCATTTGTTCGTGGCCTTCAAGGAGATAATCCAAGTTACCTGAAAACCGCTGCCTGCGCAAAGCACTTTGCAGTGCACAGTGGCCCGGAAAAACTCAGGCATGAATTCAACGCTATCTCATCTCAAAAAGATTTGCGGGAGACTTATTTACCTGCCTTTAAGGCATTGGTAGAGGCTGGGGTTGAATCAGTAATGTGTGCTTACAACCGGACCAACGATGAACCTTGTTGTGCCAGTAACTTTTTACTAAATGATGTCCTCCGCAAGGAATGGAATTTCAAAGGTCATGTAGTAAGTGATTGTTGGGCTGTTGTCGATTTTTATCACAATGGACACAATGTTGTTAAAACTCAAGCAGAGGCTGCCGCCCTTGCTGTTAAACATGGAGTGAACTTGAATTGCGGAAACGAATACGGTGCATTGATTGAAGCCGTTGAAAAGAAACTGATCACAGAGAAGGAAATTGATGATGCACTTGCAGGTTTATTGCGCACTCGTTTTAAGCTTGGCTTATTCGATCCGAAAGAACAAAATCCGTATAATTCAATTTCCACTGATGTAATAAACAGCCCGAAGCATCGTGCCCTTGCACGGGAAACCGCCCAGAAGTCGGTTGTATTGCTAAAGAACAATGGCGTGCTGCCGTTGCGCAATGATTTGAATAAATATTTTATCACCGGGCCAAACGCAGCAAACGTTGAAGTGTTGCTGGGTAATTACTATGGTGTTAACCCAGAGATGGTAACGGTGGTAGAGGGTATTGCTGCTGCTATTAAACCCGGCAGCCAACTCCAATATCGTCAAGGCATAATGCTCGATCGGCCCAATGCCAATCCACAGGATTGGTCGACTGGTAATGCAAAAAATAGTAATGCAACATTTTTTGTAATGGGTATTAGTGGGCTGCTGGAAGGTGAAGAAGGTGAATCGATTGCATCGCCTACTTTTGGCGATCGGTTAGACTATAATATTCCAAAGCACCAGATTGAATTCCTAAAGAAATTAAAAGAAGGGCATACGAACCCTGTAATTGCTATTGTAACGGGGGGTAGTCCGATGAACCTCACGGAAGTTCATGAATTGGCAGATGCGGTTTTATTGATTTGGTATCCCGGGCAGGAGGGAGGAAATGCTGTGGCTGATATTATTTTCGGTAAGACTTCACCTTCCGGAAGATTACCAATTACATTCCCAAAATCGTTGGATCAATTACCAGCGTATGAAGACTATACGATGAAAGGAAGGACCTATCGGTTTATGGAGGCTGAACCCATGTACCCTTTTGGTTATGGGTTAAGCTATACCACATTTTCTTACAGTGATCTAAAACTGTCGTCAACAACGATAAAGAAAAATCAACTGGTTGAAGTTGAGGTTACCGTTACCAACACCGGCAAGGTTACAGGTGAGGAAGTTGTTCAACTCTACCTTACGCATGTTGATTCCAAAATTCCCGCACCGTTGTTTTCGCTGAACGGAATAAAGCGTGTTAAACTTGCCCCGGGAACCTCCGAAAGAGTAAAATTCACCGTAACCCCTCAAATGTACTCTGTTATTAACGACAAGGGTGTTTCCATTATTCAGCCCGGCAAAGTACGGGTTTCTATTGGTGGCTCTTTGCCCGGCAGCAGAAGTGAAGTACTTGGTTCAGCCAAAGCAGCCCAAACTATTTTTACTGTAAAATAA